From the Teredinibacter turnerae T7901 genome, one window contains:
- a CDS encoding glycoside hydrolase family 15 protein has protein sequence MESPNLELALIGNCSIGALIDKKGTVSWMCYPRFDGEPVFCSLLKSGKQDTGGSFAIDLIDLETTEQAYEHNTAIVKTRLMDRFGNGIEILDFAPRFHQYGRIHRPTTIMRKIIPIGSPRVKVRCNPNHSDGAGKFHRTQGSNHIRYIGDDLALRLTTDLSVTAILDETTFVLGETKHLVFGEDVSITENISELTDRFFTETESYWQEWCRYLAIPFEWQEAVIRAAITLKLSSYEDTGAIIAAMTTSIPEAANTVRNWDYRFCWLRDSYFTVQSLNRLGVTRTMEQYLQYIMNIVATMNGKGLQPVYCINSKKDMPERLLEAMDGYRGMGPVRIGNQAAEQIQHDVYGAVILSATQMFFDERIRRRGDEGLFRLLEHVGELAIANYNQPDAGLWELRGQQHVHTFSSMMCWTAADRLAKIADKLSLAEKSSYWREHADKIKQTINERGFNKSLNAYTATWDGDTLDASLLLAFELGFVEAKSPEFIGTLEAIEKHLKPAGSKYLFRYITQDDFGEPENAFTICSFWYIDALAAVGRKDEARKLFEDLLERRNSLGLLSEDINPETGELWGNFPQTYSMVGIINSARVLSKRWEEAL, from the coding sequence ATGGAATCACCCAATCTCGAATTAGCATTGATTGGTAACTGTAGTATCGGTGCACTGATCGATAAAAAAGGCACTGTGTCATGGATGTGCTATCCGCGCTTTGATGGTGAACCCGTTTTTTGCTCTCTACTAAAGAGCGGAAAACAGGACACTGGTGGCAGCTTCGCTATCGACCTTATCGATTTGGAAACAACCGAACAGGCATACGAACACAATACCGCCATCGTTAAAACACGTCTGATGGATCGCTTCGGCAACGGTATCGAAATACTGGATTTTGCCCCCCGATTCCACCAGTACGGTCGCATCCATCGGCCAACAACGATCATGCGTAAAATTATCCCTATCGGCTCCCCCCGCGTAAAAGTACGCTGCAACCCGAATCACAGCGATGGCGCCGGTAAATTTCACCGCACCCAGGGCAGCAATCATATCCGATACATTGGCGACGACCTCGCCCTGCGCCTGACCACCGATCTTTCTGTAACCGCTATTCTTGATGAAACCACTTTCGTTTTAGGCGAAACCAAACACCTGGTGTTCGGTGAAGACGTGTCAATTACGGAAAATATTTCCGAACTTACAGACCGCTTTTTTACCGAAACAGAATCCTATTGGCAGGAGTGGTGTCGCTATCTTGCGATTCCTTTTGAGTGGCAGGAAGCCGTCATCCGTGCCGCCATCACACTCAAGCTGAGTTCGTACGAAGATACCGGTGCAATTATCGCGGCCATGACCACATCTATCCCAGAAGCCGCCAACACTGTCCGCAACTGGGACTACCGTTTTTGCTGGCTGCGGGATAGCTACTTTACTGTGCAATCGCTCAACCGGTTGGGTGTGACCCGCACCATGGAGCAGTATTTACAGTACATCATGAATATTGTGGCCACCATGAACGGCAAAGGCCTACAGCCGGTTTACTGCATTAACAGTAAAAAAGACATGCCCGAACGCCTGCTGGAGGCAATGGACGGATACAGAGGAATGGGGCCTGTGCGTATTGGCAATCAGGCCGCCGAGCAAATTCAGCACGATGTTTACGGTGCAGTTATTCTCTCGGCCACGCAAATGTTTTTCGACGAGCGTATTCGTCGTCGCGGCGATGAAGGTCTGTTCCGTTTGCTCGAGCACGTCGGCGAACTGGCAATAGCCAACTACAACCAACCCGATGCGGGTCTGTGGGAATTGCGCGGTCAGCAACACGTACACACCTTTTCCAGCATGATGTGTTGGACCGCCGCGGATCGTCTCGCCAAAATCGCGGACAAACTGTCACTTGCGGAAAAATCCAGTTACTGGCGAGAACACGCTGACAAGATTAAACAAACTATTAACGAGCGCGGTTTTAACAAGTCCCTAAACGCCTATACCGCCACCTGGGATGGCGACACCCTGGACGCCTCATTGCTGCTGGCATTTGAGCTCGGTTTCGTCGAAGCAAAAAGCCCGGAATTTATCGGTACACTCGAAGCCATCGAAAAACATCTTAAACCCGCTGGCAGTAAATACCTGTTCCGCTATATCACCCAGGACGACTTCGGTGAGCCGGAAAACGCGTTCACCATCTGCTCGTTCTGGTATATCGATGCACTCGCGGCGGTTGGCCGCAAAGACGAAGCCCGCAAACTTTTTGAAGACTTACTGGAGCGCCGCAATTCTCTGGGGCTGCTCTCGGAAGACATCAACCCGGAAACCGGGGAACTCTGGGGAAATTTTCCCCAAACTTACAGTATGGTCGGAATTATCAACAGCGCGCGCGTGTTGAGCAAACGTTGGGAGGAAGCCCTATGA
- the otsA gene encoding alpha,alpha-trehalose-phosphate synthase (UDP-forming) — protein sequence MSRLIVVSNRVAKPSNTGGSQGGLAVGVLAALSKEGGLWFGWNGKISNNEESNVEIDRRGNIDYATVSLKKNEYNHYYKGFANSVLWPLFHQRPELMRYQKADFLGYHSVNKKFAQHLLNFIQDDDTIWVHDYHLIPLARQLRQLGVKCRIGFFLHTPFPPYDLLRAVPEYREILRELMHYDLVGFQTESDARGFRESMRLSLEASVVNDVVHCGSETTLVKVYPIGIETDSTPNLVAKGKESKDYQRLAHSLGGRKLIIGVDRLDYSKGIEHRFIAYEKLLQQRADLLRQMVYLQVAPTSRGDVQAYDDFASRIDRTAGHIIGTYADFDWMPLRYLNRGFRRNTILAMYQLAQVGFVTPLRDGMNLVAKEYVAAQNPEDPGVLVLSKMAGAAAELDAAVLVNPYDTEAVAKDLARALEMPLDERRDRWQKMMKVLHKNDIYTWQENFLNDLSKPRVPSNQLQNFEVATLSVS from the coding sequence ATGAGTCGTTTAATCGTAGTATCTAACCGTGTAGCAAAACCCAGCAACACCGGAGGCTCGCAAGGCGGTCTGGCCGTTGGTGTACTGGCGGCACTTTCCAAGGAAGGCGGGTTGTGGTTCGGCTGGAACGGAAAAATCAGCAACAATGAAGAATCAAATGTGGAAATAGATCGCCGCGGCAATATTGACTACGCGACGGTCAGCCTGAAAAAAAACGAATACAACCACTACTACAAAGGTTTCGCTAACAGCGTGCTCTGGCCATTGTTCCATCAGCGTCCGGAATTAATGCGCTATCAGAAAGCCGATTTTCTCGGCTACCACTCTGTAAACAAAAAGTTTGCCCAGCACCTGCTGAACTTTATCCAGGACGACGACACCATCTGGGTACACGATTACCACTTGATTCCCCTGGCGCGGCAACTTCGCCAATTGGGTGTGAAATGCCGCATTGGGTTTTTCCTGCATACGCCTTTCCCACCTTACGATCTGTTGCGCGCGGTACCGGAATATCGCGAAATTTTGCGCGAGCTGATGCACTATGATTTAGTCGGCTTTCAGACCGAATCCGATGCGCGAGGCTTCCGCGAGAGTATGCGTTTAAGTCTCGAAGCGTCAGTGGTGAACGATGTGGTTCACTGCGGCAGCGAGACGACACTGGTGAAGGTATACCCCATTGGCATCGAGACCGACTCCACCCCTAACCTTGTTGCAAAGGGTAAAGAAAGCAAAGATTACCAACGCTTGGCACACAGCCTGGGAGGCCGAAAACTCATAATTGGTGTCGACCGACTCGACTACTCAAAAGGTATCGAACACCGTTTTATCGCCTACGAAAAACTTCTGCAACAGCGCGCAGATCTGTTGCGGCAAATGGTGTACTTGCAGGTAGCACCTACATCGCGGGGTGATGTGCAGGCCTACGATGATTTCGCCAGTCGAATTGACCGCACCGCAGGCCACATTATTGGCACCTACGCGGATTTTGATTGGATGCCGCTGCGCTACCTCAATAGAGGTTTCCGCCGCAACACGATTCTCGCAATGTACCAACTCGCTCAGGTTGGCTTCGTCACGCCATTGCGCGACGGAATGAACCTGGTAGCGAAAGAGTATGTCGCAGCGCAGAATCCGGAAGATCCCGGCGTGCTGGTGCTGTCAAAAATGGCAGGGGCTGCCGCTGAGCTCGACGCCGCTGTTCTGGTAAACCCTTACGATACCGAAGCGGTCGCCAAAGATTTGGCACGAGCGTTAGAAATGCCATTGGATGAACGACGGGATCGCTGGCAAAAAATGATGAAAGTGCTTCACAAAAACGATATCTATACCTGGCAGGAGAACTTTCTCAACGACTTAAGTAAACCCCGGGTGCCGTCAAACCAGTTACAAAATTTTGAGGTGGCAACGCTTTCGGTCTCTTAA